One segment of Bradyrhizobium sp. WD16 DNA contains the following:
- a CDS encoding GntR family transcriptional regulator, whose product MSGRPIPSSTTQSVYERLRAEVLSGQHRPEQRLKISEIGANLNVSIGAVREALSRLTSEGLVTAEPQRGFRVAPVSVADLRDLCAVRIDLEISCLRRSIANGDVAWEAAVLASHHRLAGTPMMSETGGFDQGWSAAHTEFHRILASACGSPWLMKLRQMLFVHNERYLDLALAADKGDRDIGPEHRELMEAALARDAERAAQLMTKHITRTAASIEHGLARPPANDRA is encoded by the coding sequence ATGTCAGGCCGTCCAATACCCTCCAGCACCACCCAGTCCGTCTATGAGCGGCTACGCGCCGAAGTGCTCAGTGGCCAGCACCGCCCCGAGCAGCGCCTCAAGATCAGCGAGATCGGCGCCAACCTGAACGTCAGTATCGGCGCCGTGCGGGAGGCGCTGTCCCGCCTTACCTCGGAGGGCCTCGTCACCGCCGAGCCGCAACGCGGCTTCCGAGTCGCTCCGGTCTCGGTCGCCGACCTGCGCGACCTCTGTGCGGTACGGATCGATCTGGAAATCTCTTGTCTGCGCCGCTCCATCGCCAATGGCGACGTCGCCTGGGAGGCAGCGGTGCTGGCGAGCCATCACCGGCTTGCCGGCACACCGATGATGAGCGAGACGGGCGGCTTCGATCAGGGCTGGAGCGCCGCCCATACCGAGTTTCATCGCATCCTTGCCTCTGCCTGCGGCAGCCCGTGGCTGATGAAGCTGCGCCAGATGCTGTTCGTCCACAACGAACGCTACCTCGACCTCGCGCTGGCGGCGGACAAGGGCGACCGCGACATTGGCCCGGAACATCGGGAGCTGATGGAAGCAGCCCTGGCGCGCGACGCCGAGCGGGCAGCACAGCTGATGACCAAACACATCACCCGAACCGCGGCCTCGATCGAGCATGGCCTCGCACGGCCGCCAGCCAACGACCGCGCCTGA
- a CDS encoding ABC transporter substrate-binding protein translates to MRSRIAAAAFALMAAVVEPAAAQNQPGVTSAEIRIGQTMPYSGPVSAFGILGKGEVAYFKMVNDRGGINGRKVNLISLDDGYVPPKTVEQTRRLVESDEVSFIFSSMGTAHNTAISKYLQSKKVPQLFVASGASKFGDPAQFPLAIMGVMAPFRNEARMYARYALEQKPDATFAVLAQNDDFGRDYLAGLKDVLGERFDHAVTVATYEATDPTIDSQIVRLKASGANVLVIAATPKFAAQAIRKTSEISWTPMRFLTNVSVWISSVMEPAGLDAGVGIISTAYVKDPLDPAWKDDPGVKGWRDYMAKYVPDGDIRDSNFVNGYNNGMVLEHVLKAAGDDLSRDNIMEQALSIKDLELPMLLPGIKVNTGPGDHLPVEQVQFMRFTGKQWERFGDVRSTK, encoded by the coding sequence ATGAGATCCCGCATCGCCGCCGCAGCCTTTGCGCTCATGGCCGCCGTCGTTGAGCCGGCCGCGGCGCAGAACCAGCCCGGCGTGACATCTGCCGAAATCCGCATCGGTCAGACTATGCCCTACAGCGGTCCGGTCTCCGCTTTCGGCATTCTGGGAAAGGGCGAGGTCGCATATTTCAAGATGGTCAACGACCGCGGCGGCATCAACGGCCGCAAGGTCAATCTGATTTCGCTGGATGATGGCTACGTGCCGCCCAAGACGGTGGAGCAGACTCGCCGTCTGGTCGAAAGCGACGAGGTCTCTTTCATCTTCTCCTCAATGGGCACAGCCCACAACACCGCGATCTCCAAATATCTCCAGAGCAAGAAGGTGCCGCAGCTCTTCGTCGCCTCCGGGGCATCGAAGTTCGGTGATCCCGCCCAGTTTCCGTTGGCGATCATGGGAGTGATGGCCCCCTTCCGCAACGAGGCGCGGATGTATGCCCGCTACGCCCTGGAGCAGAAGCCTGACGCGACGTTCGCGGTGCTTGCCCAAAATGACGACTTCGGCCGAGACTACCTCGCCGGCCTCAAGGATGTGCTCGGCGAACGATTCGATCATGCCGTCACCGTTGCTACCTATGAAGCGACCGACCCGACAATCGATTCCCAGATCGTCAGGCTGAAAGCCTCCGGCGCCAATGTCCTGGTGATCGCGGCGACGCCGAAATTCGCCGCACAGGCCATCCGCAAGACCTCCGAGATCAGCTGGACGCCGATGAGATTCCTGACCAATGTTTCGGTCTGGATCTCATCGGTGATGGAGCCCGCCGGCCTCGATGCCGGTGTGGGCATCATTTCGACCGCCTATGTCAAGGATCCGCTCGATCCGGCCTGGAAGGACGATCCGGGCGTCAAAGGCTGGCGCGACTACATGGCGAAATACGTGCCCGACGGCGATATCCGCGACTCCAATTTCGTCAATGGCTACAACAATGGCATGGTCCTCGAGCACGTCCTCAAGGCCGCCGGCGACGATCTCAGCCGCGACAACATCATGGAGCAGGCGTTGTCGATCAAGGATCTCGAATTGCCGATGCTGCTGCCCGGCATCAAGGTGAATACTGGCCCAGGCGATCACTTGCCCGTCGAGCAGGTCCAATTCATGCGCTTCACCGGCAAGCAGTGGGAACGTTTCGGCGACGTGCGCTCGACCAAATAG
- a CDS encoding NAD-dependent epimerase/dehydratase family protein yields the protein MHGPLAASDECDPDDGALHSHVQRPRPQVHDAAPPAPIASPMSRIAITGARGFIGQRLTAVLRGQSHEVIALGRTPTANGTIRTWHLGDELPADCSTADIVIHLASAALTGSASVQRAAELDIEGSRKLVAQLRRWRRDGHRCRFIFVSSQSARPDARNVYGRSKWTIERLLTEPDEIIVRPGLVYGDPPASVFASFARLARLPAVPIVGARRSIQPIEAGELCDCLSQIATMEQPPKLVQLGAVEPLSFAEVLSLTALRAGRRPPLMIPLPSAPLRLLTNFIDGLFRSRLTERLDGLIGLQPLDTAPSLASLGRTLAPLGTRPAAPGAAP from the coding sequence ATGCATGGCCCTCTCGCCGCGAGCGACGAATGCGATCCCGATGATGGCGCCCTTCACTCTCATGTCCAACGGCCACGCCCCCAAGTCCACGACGCCGCGCCGCCAGCGCCGATCGCCTCTCCGATGAGCCGTATCGCGATCACCGGGGCGCGGGGCTTCATCGGCCAGCGGCTGACGGCCGTGCTGCGCGGCCAGAGCCACGAGGTCATCGCGCTCGGTCGCACGCCGACAGCGAACGGGACGATCCGCACCTGGCATCTCGGCGACGAGTTGCCGGCCGACTGCAGCACTGCCGATATTGTCATTCATCTGGCCAGTGCCGCGCTGACCGGCAGCGCCTCGGTGCAGCGCGCGGCCGAGCTGGACATCGAAGGATCCCGGAAGCTCGTCGCTCAGCTCCGCCGTTGGCGCCGTGACGGACACCGTTGCCGCTTCATTTTCGTGTCGAGCCAGTCCGCCCGACCGGATGCCCGCAACGTCTATGGCCGGAGCAAATGGACGATCGAGCGCCTGCTGACTGAACCCGACGAGATCATTGTTCGGCCCGGGCTGGTCTACGGCGATCCGCCAGCCAGCGTCTTTGCCAGTTTCGCTCGCCTGGCCCGGCTGCCCGCGGTACCGATCGTCGGCGCACGGCGAAGCATCCAGCCGATAGAGGCGGGTGAGCTCTGCGACTGTCTCTCCCAGATCGCGACTATGGAGCAGCCCCCGAAACTGGTGCAGCTCGGCGCCGTCGAACCGCTCAGCTTCGCCGAAGTTCTGAGCCTGACGGCGCTACGCGCCGGCCGGCGACCGCCGCTGATGATCCCGCTGCCAAGCGCGCCGCTCCGCCTGCTGACGAACTTCATCGACGGCCTCTTCCGCAGCAGGCTCACCGAACGGCTCGATGGCCTGATCGGCCTGCAGCCGCTCGACACCGCACCTTCGCTCGCATCGCTCGGCAGGACGCTGGCCCCGCTCGGCACCCGTCCTGCCGCACCGGGAGCAGCACCGTGA
- a CDS encoding glycosyltransferase family 87 protein yields MSVSEPLPPLSPVDPLPPWPVKMCVVLCIAHALFFPLAYGHLWIIDGKGLGIPADFVHVWASGRLALEGHPSWAYDWDFNKALQVATLGQGYDGHFAWQYPPTYLFVAAALASLPYVAAFILWPLVSFVPFGLTMRLLVGRPFGWLLAGAFPAFLVNVTIGQNGFLTAALIGATLYLLPSRKVAAGICLGLLSYKPQYGLLFPLLLMVAGEWRAFFAAVAVTLTLAAAAWLVFGTESWVAFFHALPKFSQAFLSDGKAYWGKMQSLYTTVRLFQGSEAMAWVAQLGLDALVVVALVTLWRGCAAYWLKAAALATGTLLVTPYIFIYDLMALAIPVALLVRTGLAEGFLGHELPALGGVFLLLAIYIVTGVPTGFAATVLVAVLLGLRYAAATVAEPRRQAAEIGA; encoded by the coding sequence ATGAGCGTGTCCGAGCCCCTGCCGCCCCTCAGTCCGGTCGATCCGTTGCCGCCCTGGCCGGTCAAGATGTGCGTCGTGCTGTGCATCGCGCATGCGCTGTTCTTCCCGTTGGCTTATGGCCATCTGTGGATCATCGACGGCAAGGGGCTCGGGATCCCCGCCGATTTCGTCCACGTCTGGGCGTCGGGACGCCTGGCGCTCGAAGGGCACCCGTCCTGGGCTTATGACTGGGACTTCAACAAGGCGCTTCAGGTCGCAACCCTCGGCCAAGGCTACGACGGACATTTTGCCTGGCAATACCCGCCGACATATTTGTTCGTTGCGGCGGCGCTGGCGAGTCTTCCTTATGTCGCCGCCTTCATTCTTTGGCCGCTCGTCAGTTTCGTCCCGTTCGGATTGACCATGCGTCTTCTGGTCGGCCGGCCGTTTGGCTGGCTGCTGGCAGGCGCGTTTCCGGCGTTTCTCGTCAATGTCACCATCGGCCAGAACGGTTTTCTCACGGCGGCGCTGATCGGCGCGACGCTCTATCTGCTGCCGAGCCGCAAAGTGGCAGCCGGCATCTGCCTCGGCCTGCTCAGCTACAAGCCGCAATATGGCCTGCTGTTTCCACTTCTTCTGATGGTCGCCGGCGAGTGGCGGGCTTTCTTCGCGGCGGTGGCAGTGACCCTCACCCTGGCCGCGGCGGCATGGTTGGTCTTCGGCACCGAGAGCTGGGTCGCTTTTTTTCACGCGCTACCAAAATTCTCCCAGGCCTTCCTGTCCGACGGCAAGGCCTATTGGGGCAAGATGCAGAGCCTCTATACCACCGTCCGCCTGTTCCAAGGCAGTGAGGCCATGGCCTGGGTTGCGCAACTGGGTCTCGACGCACTGGTGGTGGTCGCGCTCGTCACGCTGTGGCGTGGCTGCGCCGCCTATTGGCTCAAGGCCGCCGCGCTCGCCACCGGTACCCTGCTGGTGACGCCCTACATCTTCATCTACGACCTGATGGCGCTCGCTATCCCGGTGGCGCTGCTGGTGCGGACCGGTCTCGCCGAGGGATTTCTCGGCCACGAACTGCCGGCGCTCGGCGGCGTTTTTTTGCTGCTTGCGATCTATATCGTCACCGGCGTGCCCACCGGGTTTGCGGCGACGGTGCTCGTCGCTGTGCTGCTCGGTCTGCGCTACGCTGCCGCGACCGTGGCGGAGCCGCGCCGGCAAGCCGCCGAAATCGGCGCCTGA
- a CDS encoding glycosyltransferase family 87 protein, producing the protein MARSAAPLPHALLTFDPQRFVVVMMLALAAMNALWWLLAALTGQWITDSRGIGIPTDFVNVYAAGRMVLEGRPAAAYDWNAHKLVEEAVLGGPFDGFIAWHYPPPYLLVARELARLPYVLAFVVWVATSFAIYTMVIRRLLGSPLGWLLAFAWPLTLHNVLIGQNGFLTAALLGGGLLALLRRPWIAGALIGCLLYKPQFGLLLPLALVAGGFWRSFAAAAVTAIVLVAMSFLAFGADAWTAFIDWLPRTSSSFLVEGRAEFGRMQSVLSLVRYLGGSDLLARSAQVVMSLGAAVAVVVIWRRRVSFEMKAAALATAVPLATPYLYAYDLVVLVIPVALLLRLAAGETLQGGELALLGVGLGLLVAFPFVVAPVGPFAALAIGAVVLGRAFGAATIGRLSAADA; encoded by the coding sequence ATGGCGAGGTCCGCCGCGCCGCTTCCTCACGCGCTGCTTACCTTCGATCCGCAGCGCTTTGTCGTCGTGATGATGCTGGCACTCGCCGCCATGAATGCGCTGTGGTGGCTACTGGCCGCGCTCACCGGGCAGTGGATCACCGATTCCCGCGGCATCGGCATCCCTACCGACTTCGTCAACGTCTATGCGGCCGGCCGGATGGTGCTTGAGGGCCGGCCGGCAGCGGCCTATGACTGGAACGCTCACAAGCTTGTCGAGGAAGCCGTGCTTGGCGGGCCGTTCGACGGATTCATCGCCTGGCATTATCCGCCGCCCTATCTGCTGGTCGCGAGGGAGCTGGCGCGGCTGCCCTATGTCCTTGCTTTTGTCGTCTGGGTGGCGACGAGCTTTGCGATCTACACGATGGTGATCCGTCGCCTGCTCGGATCGCCGCTCGGCTGGCTGCTCGCATTCGCCTGGCCGCTCACGCTGCATAATGTGCTGATCGGCCAGAACGGTTTTCTCACTGCGGCGCTGCTCGGCGGGGGGCTGCTGGCGTTGCTGAGGCGGCCCTGGATCGCTGGCGCGCTGATCGGCTGTCTGCTCTACAAGCCGCAATTTGGCCTGCTGCTGCCGCTGGCCCTTGTCGCCGGCGGCTTTTGGCGGAGCTTTGCCGCAGCGGCGGTGACGGCGATCGTGCTGGTTGCCATGTCGTTCCTCGCCTTCGGCGCCGACGCCTGGACAGCCTTCATCGACTGGCTCCCGCGCACCTCCAGTAGCTTCCTGGTGGAGGGCCGGGCCGAGTTCGGCCGGATGCAAAGTGTGTTGTCACTGGTGCGTTATCTCGGCGGGTCCGACTTGCTGGCGCGTAGCGCGCAGGTCGTCATGAGTCTCGGCGCCGCGGTTGCAGTCGTCGTGATCTGGCGCCGGCGCGTATCCTTCGAGATGAAGGCGGCAGCACTCGCCACGGCGGTGCCGCTGGCGACCCCTTATCTCTACGCCTACGATCTTGTGGTGCTCGTCATTCCCGTGGCGCTGCTGCTCAGGCTCGCCGCCGGCGAAACCCTGCAGGGAGGCGAGCTGGCGCTTCTCGGGGTTGGTCTCGGCCTGCTGGTGGCATTTCCCTTCGTGGTCGCGCCGGTCGGTCCCTTCGCGGCACTGGCGATCGGAGCCGTGGTGCTGGGTCGGGCATTCGGTGCTGCAACCATCGGTAGGCTCTCCGCCGCTGACGCATGA
- a CDS encoding AzlC family ABC transporter permease, with translation MTSPHRPDQLHASAYWSGEAIVPGIYAIAPMLPGTLAFGLAFGALCAQKKFSLAEVEVMMAIVYGGLSQFVAVQSWPDQLTISSIATLALLITTVNIRFALMSASLRPWFGTLPPWQAYPSMLLVTDGGWLAAMRYREHGGANAWFFVGGGIVLYVVWLLSSIPGFLLAEQLSDPKKYGVDLVMPAFYAAMLVPAWKGVGRAVPWVIAGAVALLVYYTVPGYWFIILGAVAGSVSAGLMPDD, from the coding sequence ATGACCTCTCCCCATCGTCCCGATCAACTTCATGCGTCGGCCTACTGGTCGGGCGAAGCCATCGTGCCCGGCATCTACGCGATCGCGCCGATGCTGCCGGGGACCCTGGCATTCGGCCTCGCCTTCGGTGCACTCTGTGCCCAGAAGAAATTCTCGCTCGCCGAAGTCGAGGTGATGATGGCCATCGTCTATGGCGGGCTGTCGCAATTCGTGGCGGTGCAATCGTGGCCCGACCAGCTCACGATCTCCTCCATAGCGACGCTGGCCCTGCTCATCACGACGGTGAACATCCGCTTCGCGTTGATGAGCGCCAGCCTGCGGCCTTGGTTCGGCACGCTGCCGCCATGGCAGGCCTATCCCTCCATGCTGCTGGTGACCGATGGCGGCTGGCTCGCGGCGATGCGCTATCGCGAGCACGGCGGTGCCAATGCCTGGTTCTTCGTCGGCGGCGGCATCGTGCTCTATGTGGTGTGGCTGTTGTCGTCGATTCCGGGGTTCCTGCTGGCGGAACAACTTTCCGATCCGAAAAAATACGGCGTCGACTTGGTGATGCCGGCCTTCTACGCAGCGATGCTGGTGCCGGCCTGGAAGGGCGTTGGGCGGGCGGTGCCATGGGTGATCGCAGGGGCGGTGGCGCTGCTCGTCTACTACACAGTGCCGGGCTACTGGTTCATCATCCTCGGCGCGGTCGCGGGTAGCGTCAGCGCGGGACTTATGCCCGATGACTGA
- a CDS encoding AzlD family protein produces the protein MTEMLRPEVMFAFVVMMAVTVASRLGGFWLMRYVTITPRVRRMLEALPGSIIVAAALPVAVDGGVVVVGAIVAAMIVTVVRRNDFIAVFTGMAVAALARAAGLGG, from the coding sequence ATGACTGAGATGCTGCGTCCCGAAGTGATGTTCGCCTTTGTCGTGATGATGGCAGTTACCGTTGCATCGCGGCTAGGCGGCTTCTGGCTGATGCGCTACGTCACCATCACCCCGCGGGTGCGACGTATGCTCGAGGCGCTGCCCGGATCGATCATCGTCGCCGCGGCCCTGCCGGTCGCAGTCGATGGCGGCGTCGTGGTGGTCGGTGCCATCGTCGCCGCGATGATCGTGACCGTGGTCCGGCGCAACGACTTCATCGCGGTGTTTACCGGGATGGCGGTTGCGGCCCTGGCGCGAGCTGCCGGATTGGGTGGATGA
- a CDS encoding TetR/AcrR family transcriptional regulator, which translates to MVYRRTHQVVRRLAARRHAILTAAREAASEGGMAAVQIAPVASRANVAAGTVYRYFPSKADLISELIADVSQDELTAIRRAADAAPGPSSALAAAVTTIAVHVVSHRKLAWGILAEPVDVDVTESRLASRRAIAAELKSRIDAAVRAGHLPAQDTELAATAVLGALHEALVGPLAPNDLDDRGKLRDAVQTVSLLALRAVGVMDARARGLVVQAVLPAQAALPAKSTTVLAG; encoded by the coding sequence ATGGTTTATCGGCGAACTCATCAGGTCGTGCGCCGCCTCGCGGCGCGACGCCATGCCATTCTCACCGCCGCCCGTGAGGCAGCCTCGGAAGGCGGCATGGCAGCGGTTCAGATCGCGCCTGTGGCGAGCCGCGCTAATGTCGCCGCGGGGACGGTCTATCGCTATTTTCCTTCCAAGGCCGATCTGATCTCCGAACTGATCGCCGACGTCTCTCAGGATGAGCTGACGGCGATTCGCCGTGCCGCTGACGCCGCGCCCGGGCCATCTTCGGCGCTGGCGGCGGCTGTCACCACGATTGCCGTCCACGTCGTGTCACACCGCAAGCTTGCCTGGGGCATTCTGGCCGAGCCGGTGGACGTCGACGTGACCGAATCGCGTCTCGCCAGCCGGCGTGCCATCGCCGCCGAGCTGAAATCGCGCATCGATGCCGCGGTGCGCGCCGGTCATCTGCCGGCGCAGGATACGGAGCTCGCAGCTACGGCCGTGCTCGGTGCTCTGCATGAGGCGCTGGTTGGGCCTCTGGCGCCGAACGATCTCGACGATCGCGGCAAATTGCGCGATGCCGTCCAGACCGTTTCGCTGCTGGCGCTGCGCGCCGTCGGGGTGATGGACGCCCGGGCGCGTGGCCTCGTGGTTCAGGCGGTGCTGCCGGCCCAGGCGGCACTGCCGGCGAAATCGACCACGGTGCTGGCGGGCTGA
- a CDS encoding cytochrome c family protein, producing MKLLGLSVSMLILAATCGAATAGDVAAGENSFKKCLACHAIGEGAKNKVGPELNGLDGRKSGTVAGYSYSDANKNSGITWNEAQFKEYIKDPKAKVPGTKMAFAGIKNEKETDDLWSYISQFGPDGKKK from the coding sequence ATGAAATTGCTGGGCCTGTCCGTCTCGATGCTGATCCTCGCTGCGACCTGCGGCGCTGCCACCGCCGGCGATGTTGCGGCCGGCGAGAACTCCTTCAAAAAGTGCCTCGCCTGCCATGCCATCGGTGAAGGCGCCAAGAACAAGGTCGGGCCGGAGTTGAACGGGCTCGACGGCCGCAAGTCCGGCACCGTCGCGGGCTACAGCTATTCTGATGCCAACAAGAACTCCGGCATCACCTGGAACGAAGCCCAGTTCAAGGAATACATCAAGGATCCCAAGGCCAAGGTCCCGGGCACCAAGATGGCCTTCGCGGGTATCAAGAACGAAAAAGAGACCGATGACCTCTGGTCGTACATTTCGCAGTTCGGACCGGACGGCAAGAAGAAGTAA
- a CDS encoding FAD-linked oxidase C-terminal domain-containing protein: MSIKMPEPDQAVLARRAAIVADLRRIVAGEGVIDSAEEMLPYESDGVTAYRQTPMVVVLPDTTGQVSAVLRYCHANGIKVVPRGSGTSLSGGALPLADGVLLGLGKFKRIREIDFDNRAVVTEPGVTNLAISQAVAHAGFYYAPDPSSQIACSIGGNVAENSGGVHCLKYGMTTNNILGCEIVLMDGEVLRIGGKCAESAGYDLMGVITGSEGLLGVITEVTVRILQKPETARALMVGFTSVEAAGECVARIIGAGIIPGGMEMMDKPAIHAAEAFVHAGYPLDVEALLIIELDGPGVEVDELILRVETIAKACGQATLQISTSEQERLLFWAGRKAAFPAVGRISPDYLCMDGTIPRGKLPEALRRIRALSEKYGLGCANVFHAGDGNLHPLILYDANKPGEMDKAEAFGADILRACVELGGVLTGEHGVGVEKRDLMPEMFSAIDLAQQQRLKCAFDSQGLLNPGKVFPTLHRCAELGRMHVHGGKLVFPDIPRF; encoded by the coding sequence ATGTCGATCAAAATGCCGGAGCCCGATCAGGCGGTCCTCGCCCGTCGTGCTGCCATTGTCGCCGACCTGCGACGGATCGTGGCCGGCGAGGGGGTAATCGACAGCGCCGAGGAAATGCTTCCTTACGAATCCGATGGCGTCACCGCCTATCGCCAGACGCCGATGGTGGTGGTGCTGCCCGACACCACCGGACAAGTTTCGGCGGTGCTCCGTTACTGTCATGCCAATGGCATCAAGGTGGTGCCGCGGGGATCCGGAACCTCGCTGTCCGGCGGCGCGCTGCCGCTGGCGGATGGTGTGCTGCTCGGGCTCGGCAAGTTCAAGCGCATCCGCGAGATCGATTTCGACAACCGCGCCGTGGTCACCGAGCCGGGCGTCACCAACCTCGCCATCAGCCAGGCGGTGGCGCATGCCGGCTTCTATTACGCGCCCGATCCGTCGTCACAGATCGCTTGCAGCATCGGTGGCAACGTCGCGGAGAATTCGGGTGGGGTGCACTGCCTCAAATACGGCATGACCACCAACAACATTCTCGGCTGCGAGATCGTGCTGATGGATGGCGAGGTGCTGCGCATCGGCGGCAAATGCGCCGAGTCCGCCGGCTACGATCTGATGGGCGTGATCACCGGCTCCGAGGGGCTGCTCGGCGTAATCACGGAGGTCACGGTGCGTATCCTGCAGAAGCCGGAGACGGCGCGGGCGCTGATGGTCGGTTTCACCAGCGTCGAAGCGGCGGGTGAATGCGTGGCGCGGATCATCGGCGCCGGCATCATTCCCGGCGGCATGGAGATGATGGACAAGCCGGCGATCCATGCCGCCGAGGCCTTCGTTCATGCCGGCTATCCGCTTGACGTCGAGGCGCTCCTGATCATCGAGCTCGACGGTCCCGGGGTCGAGGTCGACGAACTGATCCTGCGTGTGGAGACCATCGCCAAAGCCTGCGGCCAGGCCACGTTGCAGATTTCGACCTCCGAGCAGGAGCGGCTGCTGTTCTGGGCCGGCCGCAAGGCGGCCTTCCCTGCAGTCGGGCGGATCTCGCCCGACTACCTCTGCATGGATGGCACGATTCCCCGCGGCAAGCTGCCGGAGGCGCTGCGCCGGATCCGAGCCCTTTCGGAAAAATACGGCCTCGGCTGCGCCAACGTGTTTCATGCCGGTGACGGCAACCTGCATCCCCTGATCCTCTACGACGCCAACAAGCCCGGCGAGATGGACAAGGCGGAGGCCTTCGGCGCCGACATTCTGCGCGCCTGTGTCGAACTCGGCGGAGTGTTGACCGGTGAGCACGGCGTCGGGGTTGAAAAGCGCGATCTGATGCCGGAGATGTTCAGCGCGATCGATCTCGCGCAGCAGCAGCGCCTGAAATGCGCCTTCGACTCGCAGGGACTGCTCAATCCCGGAAAGGTGTTTCCGACGCTGCATCGCTGCGCCGAACTGGGCCGCATGCACGTCCATGGCGGTAAGCTCGTCTTTCCCGATATTCCAAGATTCTGA
- a CDS encoding FAD-binding protein, with amino-acid sequence MDSLRPRDVKDVEQSVRDALAADQTLEIVGQGTKRAIGQPAAANAVLELAALNAVKGYEPSELILTVESGAPLADIESLIDAKNQEFAFEPMDPAALLGTSGGRGTVGGMIAAGLAGPRRVRSGGVRDHLLGAKAVSGFGEAFAAGGKVVKNVTGYDLCKLLAGSWGTLAVMTEVTLKVMPKAETVSTLVLSGLDDITANRAMTAALGSPFDVSGAAHIPASALRDDGVGLDGVGAAGQALTLIRLEGIGVSVADRARSLAAALAGFGRAEIVSGEAQSRGLWLAIRDVTPFAAAGPVGAWPVWRVVCPPASGGHFGDAFARETGGDLIYDWGGGLIWAALPPTADGCAVRLRDRLKAIGGHAVLIRGGEDLRAAIDVFQPLEPGVAALSRRVKASFDPKDIFNRNRMARGTGA; translated from the coding sequence GTGGACAGTCTGAGACCTCGCGACGTCAAGGACGTCGAACAGTCGGTGCGGGATGCGCTCGCCGCCGATCAAACCCTTGAGATCGTCGGCCAGGGCACCAAGCGGGCCATCGGCCAGCCGGCGGCGGCCAATGCCGTGCTCGAGCTGGCAGCGCTCAATGCCGTGAAGGGCTACGAGCCCAGTGAACTCATCCTCACGGTCGAGTCGGGCGCGCCGCTTGCCGACATCGAATCGCTGATCGACGCCAAGAACCAGGAATTCGCCTTCGAGCCGATGGACCCCGCGGCGCTGCTGGGCACGTCTGGTGGACGAGGCACCGTTGGCGGCATGATCGCCGCGGGTCTCGCCGGGCCGCGGCGGGTCCGTTCCGGCGGCGTGCGCGACCATCTCCTCGGCGCCAAGGCCGTATCCGGCTTCGGCGAGGCTTTCGCCGCCGGGGGCAAGGTGGTGAAGAACGTCACAGGCTACGACCTCTGCAAACTGTTGGCGGGGTCCTGGGGCACCCTGGCGGTGATGACCGAGGTAACCCTGAAGGTGATGCCCAAGGCCGAAACCGTATCGACGCTGGTACTGAGCGGCCTCGACGACATCACCGCCAATCGGGCGATGACCGCGGCGCTCGGCTCGCCGTTCGATGTCTCCGGCGCAGCCCACATCCCGGCCTCGGCGCTGCGGGACGACGGCGTGGGCCTGGACGGAGTCGGCGCCGCAGGGCAGGCGCTGACGCTCATCCGGCTCGAAGGCATCGGCGTATCGGTCGCCGATCGCGCCCGCTCGCTCGCCGCCGCGCTCGCGGGCTTCGGTCGCGCCGAGATCGTTTCTGGCGAGGCCCAGTCGCGCGGCCTCTGGCTCGCGATCCGCGACGTGACCCCCTTTGCCGCAGCCGGGCCGGTCGGCGCCTGGCCGGTGTGGCGCGTCGTCTGCCCGCCGGCGAGCGGCGGCCACTTCGGCGACGCTTTCGCCCGCGAGACCGGCGGCGACCTGATCTACGACTGGGGCGGCGGCCTGATCTGGGCGGCACTGCCGCCCACCGCAGACGGTTGTGCGGTGCGCTTGCGCGATCGGCTCAAGGCCATCGGCGGTCATGCCGTCCTGATCCGCGGCGGTGAGGACTTGCGCGCCGCAATTGACGTTTTTCAGCCGCTCGAGCCGGGGGTCGCTGCGCTCAGCCGCCGGGTCAAGGCCAGCTTTGATCCGAAGGACATCTTCAACCGCAACCGGATGGCGAGAGGCACGGGCGCATGA